A section of the Malania oleifera isolate guangnan ecotype guangnan chromosome 2, ASM2987363v1, whole genome shotgun sequence genome encodes:
- the LOC131148798 gene encoding cell division control protein 6 homolog B isoform X2 → MPTIAGRSPSTFAAAADALKQIAAVKSDHSGQIRSNGASTPRKRSLPHDPALSDCPISSPSPAKWKSPRRSINASPNCPSKGTEELSSDKLTRLRESPRKRLSDAFLAKSKWNPRDADHMSAVKEALHVSTAPSTIVCREDEQKRVLDFCKTCVEQEKAGSLYVCGCPGTGKSLLMDKVKQLLIDWTKEAGFQPPDVLAVNCTSLTTTSEIFSKILGKRQPRKKINASISPLQHLQKLYALKQQTTGMKMMVIIVDELDYLITKDRAVLHDLFMLTTLPFSRCILIGVANAIDLADRFLPRLRALNCKPTVVSFRAYSYGQILRILQQRLMALPYTVFQPRALELCARKVASASGDMRKALCVCRSAIEMLEAELKEFTGNVNLPSAAPEFSAKPEIDIVRVDHMALALSKTYRSPTVDTIQSLPQHQQIILCSSVKLFRGAKKDATMGELNKFYMDICKSELIPPVGFLEFLSLCTVLGDQGLLKIGQSREDKLKRVTLRVDEADITFALQGVRLFRNCLQ, encoded by the exons ATGCCTACCATCGCCGGTCGTTCCCCGTCCACCTTCGCGGCTGCTGCTGACGCTCTCAAGCAGATCGCAGCCGTCAAGTCGGATCACTCCGGCCAGATCCGATCTAACGGCGCCTCTACTCCTCGGAAGCGGAGCTTGCCGCACGATCCAGCCCTTTCAGATTGCCCGATCTCATCGCCTTCGCCGGCAAAATGGAAATCACCTCGCCGGAGCATCAATGCCAGTCCAAACTGTCCTTCTAAG GGAACTGAAGAACTTTCTAGCGATAAGCTAACGAGGCTACGGGAATCTCCGCGGAAAAGATTGTCTGATGCTTTTCTCGCTAAATCGAAGTGGAATCCAAGAG ATGCTGACCACATGAGTGCTGTGAAGGAGGCATTGCATGTGTCTACGGCGCCATCTACAATCGTGTGTCGCGAGGATGAGCAGAAAAGGGTTTTGGACTTCTGCAAGACATGTGTAGAGCAGGAAAAGGCTGGGAGTTTGTATGTGTGTGGTTGTCCAGGGACCGGAAAATCGTTGTTAATGGATAAAGTGAAACAGCTTCTGATTGATTGGACCAAGGAA GCAGGTTTTCAGCCACCCGATGTTTTAGCCGTAAATTGTACTTCTCTAACAACCACTTCTGAAATCTTCAGCAAG ATACTTGGAAAACGCCAGCCACGGAAGAAAATCAATGCTTCTATCTCACCCCTGCAGCATCTTCAGAAGCTGTATGCTCTAAAGCAGCAAACAACTGGCATGAAGATGAT GGTGATAATTGTTGATGAGCTGGATTATTTGATTACTAAAGACCGGGCTGTGCTTCATGATCTTTTTATGCTGACAACTCTCCCATTTTCCAGATGTATACTAATAG GAGTTGCAAATGCGATAGACTTGGCTGATCGGTTTCTTCCAAGACTTCGAGCGTTGAACT GCAAGCCTACGGTTGTAAGTTTTCGGGCTTATTCTTATGGTCAGATCCTTAGGATTCTTCAGCAGAGGCTAATG GCACTCCCCTACACTGTTTTCCAACCGCGAGCTTTGGAACTCTGTGCCAGA AAAGTAGCATCAGCGTCTGGAGACATGAGGAAAGCTCTATGTGTTTGCAG GAGTGCAATTGAGATGCTTGAAGCAGAGTTGAAAGAATTTACAGGCAATGTTAATTTGCCATCCGCGGCTCCAGAATTTTCTGCAAAGCCAGAAATTGATATT GTGAGGGTTGATCACATGGCTCTGGCTTTGTCGAAGACATATAGATCACCAACAGTGGACACCATACAATCTCTTCCACAACATCAGCAG ATTATACTTTGCTCCAGTGTAAAGCTTTTCCGAGGGGCAAAGAAGGATGCAACTATGGGGGAG TTGAATAAATTCTACATGGATATCTGCAAATCGGAGCTAATCCCGCCAGTTGGGTTCCTGGAATTTTTAAGTTTGTGCACAGTGCTTGGTGACCAG GGGCTTCTCAAAATTGGCCAATCTAGAGAAGATAAATTAAAAAGAGTGACACTAAGAGTAGACGAAGCAGACATTACTTTTGCACTGCAG
- the LOC131148798 gene encoding cell division control protein 6 homolog B isoform X1, with amino-acid sequence MPTIAGRSPSTFAAAADALKQIAAVKSDHSGQIRSNGASTPRKRSLPHDPALSDCPISSPSPAKWKSPRRSINASPNCPSKGTEELSSDKLTRLRESPRKRLSDAFLAKSKWNPRDADHMSAVKEALHVSTAPSTIVCREDEQKRVLDFCKTCVEQEKAGSLYVCGCPGTGKSLLMDKVKQLLIDWTKEAGFQPPDVLAVNCTSLTTTSEIFSKILGKRQPRKKINASISPLQHLQKLYALKQQTTGMKMMVIIVDELDYLITKDRAVLHDLFMLTTLPFSRCILIGVANAIDLADRFLPRLRALNCKPTVVSFRAYSYGQILRILQQRLMQALPYTVFQPRALELCARKVASASGDMRKALCVCRSAIEMLEAELKEFTGNVNLPSAAPEFSAKPEIDIVRVDHMALALSKTYRSPTVDTIQSLPQHQQIILCSSVKLFRGAKKDATMGELNKFYMDICKSELIPPVGFLEFLSLCTVLGDQGLLKIGQSREDKLKRVTLRVDEADITFALQGVRLFRNCLQ; translated from the exons ATGCCTACCATCGCCGGTCGTTCCCCGTCCACCTTCGCGGCTGCTGCTGACGCTCTCAAGCAGATCGCAGCCGTCAAGTCGGATCACTCCGGCCAGATCCGATCTAACGGCGCCTCTACTCCTCGGAAGCGGAGCTTGCCGCACGATCCAGCCCTTTCAGATTGCCCGATCTCATCGCCTTCGCCGGCAAAATGGAAATCACCTCGCCGGAGCATCAATGCCAGTCCAAACTGTCCTTCTAAG GGAACTGAAGAACTTTCTAGCGATAAGCTAACGAGGCTACGGGAATCTCCGCGGAAAAGATTGTCTGATGCTTTTCTCGCTAAATCGAAGTGGAATCCAAGAG ATGCTGACCACATGAGTGCTGTGAAGGAGGCATTGCATGTGTCTACGGCGCCATCTACAATCGTGTGTCGCGAGGATGAGCAGAAAAGGGTTTTGGACTTCTGCAAGACATGTGTAGAGCAGGAAAAGGCTGGGAGTTTGTATGTGTGTGGTTGTCCAGGGACCGGAAAATCGTTGTTAATGGATAAAGTGAAACAGCTTCTGATTGATTGGACCAAGGAA GCAGGTTTTCAGCCACCCGATGTTTTAGCCGTAAATTGTACTTCTCTAACAACCACTTCTGAAATCTTCAGCAAG ATACTTGGAAAACGCCAGCCACGGAAGAAAATCAATGCTTCTATCTCACCCCTGCAGCATCTTCAGAAGCTGTATGCTCTAAAGCAGCAAACAACTGGCATGAAGATGAT GGTGATAATTGTTGATGAGCTGGATTATTTGATTACTAAAGACCGGGCTGTGCTTCATGATCTTTTTATGCTGACAACTCTCCCATTTTCCAGATGTATACTAATAG GAGTTGCAAATGCGATAGACTTGGCTGATCGGTTTCTTCCAAGACTTCGAGCGTTGAACT GCAAGCCTACGGTTGTAAGTTTTCGGGCTTATTCTTATGGTCAGATCCTTAGGATTCTTCAGCAGAGGCTAATG CAGGCACTCCCCTACACTGTTTTCCAACCGCGAGCTTTGGAACTCTGTGCCAGA AAAGTAGCATCAGCGTCTGGAGACATGAGGAAAGCTCTATGTGTTTGCAG GAGTGCAATTGAGATGCTTGAAGCAGAGTTGAAAGAATTTACAGGCAATGTTAATTTGCCATCCGCGGCTCCAGAATTTTCTGCAAAGCCAGAAATTGATATT GTGAGGGTTGATCACATGGCTCTGGCTTTGTCGAAGACATATAGATCACCAACAGTGGACACCATACAATCTCTTCCACAACATCAGCAG ATTATACTTTGCTCCAGTGTAAAGCTTTTCCGAGGGGCAAAGAAGGATGCAACTATGGGGGAG TTGAATAAATTCTACATGGATATCTGCAAATCGGAGCTAATCCCGCCAGTTGGGTTCCTGGAATTTTTAAGTTTGTGCACAGTGCTTGGTGACCAG GGGCTTCTCAAAATTGGCCAATCTAGAGAAGATAAATTAAAAAGAGTGACACTAAGAGTAGACGAAGCAGACATTACTTTTGCACTGCAG